The following proteins are co-located in the Ancylothrix sp. D3o genome:
- a CDS encoding DUF5050 domain-containing protein yields MKNLSILRLISVFVFGVVLVMAGHHKWGMAQSSNESRIVFISDRDGSPEIYFMNFDGSNVTKITSNSPLPNLPQWSPNGEKIVFLSDKDGNAELYLMNIDGSNQVNLTNHPGGDYSPDWSPDGSKIAFDSYRNGNFEVFVMNADGTNLVNLTNNRASDGFPAWSPDGQRIAFSSDRDNDEDNIYLMNADGSNLVKLTNTKEADFSPAWSPDGSKIAFVSERDGNSEIYVMNADGTNVINLTKNPNFDTFPAWSPDGSKIIFHSERDGNMEIYAMNADGSNVTNLTNNPGVDMSPSWAPRR; encoded by the coding sequence ATGAAAAACCTCTCGATTTTGCGTTTAATTTCGGTGTTTGTATTTGGCGTGGTTTTGGTGATGGCCGGTCATCATAAGTGGGGGATGGCTCAAAGTTCAAATGAAAGTCGCATTGTGTTTATTTCTGACCGCGATGGCAGCCCAGAAATTTATTTTATGAATTTTGATGGCTCGAATGTAACAAAAATTACTAGCAATTCTCCTTTACCTAATTTACCACAGTGGTCGCCAAATGGGGAGAAAATTGTTTTTCTGTCCGATAAAGATGGCAATGCAGAACTGTATTTGATGAATATTGATGGCTCAAATCAAGTTAATTTGACGAATCATCCGGGGGGTGATTACTCGCCTGATTGGTCGCCGGATGGCAGCAAAATTGCTTTTGATTCTTATCGAAATGGCAATTTTGAAGTTTTTGTTATGAATGCTGATGGAACGAATTTAGTTAACCTGACTAATAACCGCGCCAGTGATGGGTTTCCTGCTTGGTCGCCTGATGGTCAAAGAATAGCATTTTCTTCTGATAGAGATAATGATGAGGATAATATTTATTTGATGAATGCAGATGGTTCAAATTTGGTGAAATTGACGAATACAAAAGAGGCTGATTTTTCACCGGCCTGGTCTCCTGATGGCAGTAAAATTGCTTTTGTTTCGGAACGCGATGGCAATAGCGAAATTTATGTGATGAATGCGGATGGAACCAATGTTATTAATTTAACAAAAAACCCTAATTTTGATACGTTTCCTGCGTGGTCGCCTGATGGCAGTAAAATAATTTTTCATTCGGAACGTGATGGCAATATGGAAATTTATGCCATGAATGCTGATGGTTCAAATGTTACCAACCTAACCAATAATCCGGGGGTTGATATGTCTCCTTCCTGGGCGCCTAGGCGATGA